In Polaribacter pacificus, the genomic window TTACCAGGAACAGCTCTGTCTACAACAATTAAACCAGGTTGTTTCTCTCTAGCTTTAACAACAAATTCATCAATTTTTATATCCTGATTTACAATTCTGTTTTTTAGATAACCTGTTGGATTGTCTTTTAATTGCGCATCATACCAACTGGTTATCTTTTCTTTCGATTCTTTGGCTACCCAACCACCATCTAACCAAAGGATATCAATTTTACCATAATCTGTTAGCAGTTCTAACATTTGATTGTGAGTAAAATTTACAAACTCGTTCCATCGTTCTGGATTGCTTTCTGGATCGTAATTTACATTTCTATCTCTTGGTGGGTATTTGGGATCCCAATAGCTATCTACATGCCAATCAGGTTTTGAAAAATAAGCACCAGCCCACATATCTTCTTTTCTGAAGGCATCAAAAATTTCTTTGGTAATGTTTTTCCTTGGGTGTGTAGAGAAAGGGCTTTCTGGAGATGTAATTTTATAATCAGTGTACTTAGAATCAAACATGCTAAAACCATCGTGATGCTTGGTTGTGAATATCACATATTTCATCCCGGCATTTTTAGCTGCTGCAGCCCATTTTTCTGGGTTAAATTTTACAGGATTAAAGGTTTTAATTAAAGCTTCATACTCTTTTTTATAGGTTGCGTAATCTTCTGGATTTGAGCTCATAGTTCGCTCACACCACTCATATTCTTCTGGGCAAATAGACCAAGACTCTACAATTCCCCACTGACTATAAGCGCCCCAATGCATTAATAGGCCAAACTTAATGTTTTGCCATTCTTTTACTTTAGAAAGCACTAATGGATCAGTTTCTGCTACATAACGTTCTTCTTCATGTAACTCTTGATTATATGCCAGTTGAGTACAAAAAAATAATAATAAAAAGCAAGTGATTTTTCTCATGATAAAATTTTTGTGTAATAGAATCTGAGAAGATACAAAAATTAAAAATTATGAGATTAATTGGCATAATAACTAACTTGTAAGAACAAGTTTTATTTGTCTAAGAAATTTTTACACGACTATACTAATTTTTCTGTAAAAAATTGAATAGTTCTAGACCAGGCCAAATCTGCAGCCTTTTTATCAAATCTAGGTGTTGTATTGTTGTGGAATCCATGATTTACCTCTGGGTAAAAGTGGACGGTATAATCAATATTATTTGATTTTAAAGAGTTCTCATAATCAGGCCAACCAGCATTTACACGTGTGTCTAATCCTGCATATTCAATTAACATAGCCGCGTTAATTTGTGCCGTTTCTTCTGCAGATGGCTGTCCTCCGTAAAAAGGAACAGCAGCTAATAGATTAGGTATTTTTACAGCCATCATATTTGCAATCCATCCCCCAAAACAAAAACCTACAACTCCTATTTTACCGGTACACTTTGGATGGTTTATTAAATAAGTATACGCTGCAATAAAGTCGTCTAACATCTCATTTTTATCTCTTTTTCTTTGCATAGCTCTTCCTTCATCATCATTTCCAGGGTATCCACCAAGAGGACTTAGAGCATCTGGTGCCAAACTGATGAAACCTTCCAAAGCGGTTCTTCTTCCTACATCTTCTATATACGGATTTAATCCACGGTTTTCATGAACTACAATAACACCTGGTAATTTCTTAGTGTTATTTGCTGGCTGTGATAAAAGCCCCTTAATAGTTCCTCCTCTTTTCGGAGATCGATATCTTATATATTCTGAACTTAATCGGAGATCGTCTTTTGGAACCAATAAGGTGTCTGTATAATTTGGTGACACAAAACTAAGTAAGGAACCAACTGTTAGTCCTCCTACGGCATATAATGATAGTTTTTCAATAAAACTTCTACGATCTATTTTATTATGCGCATAATCATCATATAGGTCAAATATGTCTTGCTTAATGTCTTCTTTCTTGATTGGTTTCATAACTATTCCTTAATTTAAAATTAGCTTATAGATTATTTCATCAATCCTTTCTATGATTTAAGAAAGAGTATAATAACTACATAGCATCGCTAAGTTACTAAAATCCAGTAAGTTTCAAAAAAAATGCACATTATTATTTAGTAAAATTATTTAGCATAGAGCAATCAAGTTAATTTGCTAACTCTAATTCATCTTTTCTGCATCATTTTTGATGAATTCAGTTAAGTACTTAAACAGCGATTTTAATAACTACTTTTTTTACTGTTGAAGGCTGATCATCATAAACACTAGGCATGTGCAAATCATCCGGAAAAAAGATCATAAACATCCCTTTGTCTAAAGTAAAAAAGGCAGCCTGATTACTATGATACAAATCATAATCATCTTCTTTATGTACTTCAAAGGGTGTCTGATTTATACGTGACACTACACCAACCTGTTCTGTCCCAGTTACTACATATTGTAAATCAATATATTTTTGATGTCCTTCAAAGCTGTTTTCACTTTTTGCTGTGGTTTCGTATTCCATAACAATCGCAAACAATTGATCTCCATCTATTGGGTATTCACCAGAAGCAATTTCTTTAAGATTTGTGGTGTTTAGAAACTCAAAGGCTTTTAAAAACTTAGTCCCTAAGCCTGTATATAAATGTTGGTTCTCAATTTTATCTAAAATCATGTTTGCTTTCTTTTTTTAAGTTCAAAAAGATCAGTTCTACGGTCCTTTAAGTTTCGTACACTTCCAAATTGATTCAATTCGCGCAACAAGTCTATATCAACATCTGCAATTAAGATCATTTCTGTGTTGGTGGTCGCTTCTGCTTTTATACCATTGGCTGGGAATGAAAAATCACAGGGTGTAAACACCATCGACTGAGCAAATTGAATGTCCATATTATGAACCTTTGGTAGATTCCCAACACTACCCGCTATAGCAACGTAACATTCATTTTCGATAGCTCTTGCTTGGGCACAGTGCCGTACTCTAGAATAGCCGTTTTGAGTATCTGTTAAAAATGGAATAAACAAGATGTCCATGCCTTCATCAGCCAACAAGCGACTCAATTCTGGAAACTCAGAGTCATAACAAATCAATACCCCAATCTTACCACAGTCAGTATCATAGGTTTTCAATTCATGACCACCTTGCATCCCCCATACTTTTGCTTCATCAGGTGTTACATGCAGTTTTTCATAACGCTCTGTGGTACCATCGCGCTTACAGATGTACCCAACATTGTACAAGAGTTCGTCTCTTATCTCTGGCATACTACCTGTAATAACATTGATGTTGTAGGTAATAGCTAGTTCAGAAAAACGCTGTACAATTTGAGGTGTAAATTTGGCCAATTCACGAATGGCTTGTGATTCTGGAAGATGGTTGTTATCCGCCATCAAAGGCGCATTAAAAAACTCAGGGAAAAGCGCAAAATCTGATCGGTATGCAGAGACAGCGTCTATAAAATATTCGGCCTGCTGCATTAGCTCTTCTAAGTCTTTATACAATCGCATTTGCCACTGAATCAAGCCTAGTCTGATTATCTTTTTCTTAGTAAAGGCCTTTTTGTTTGCCTTTTCATAATAAATATTATCCCATTCAAGCAAAACTGCAAACTCATTAGAAGCTTCATCGCCTTCTAAATAGCCTTTTAATATTTTTGAGGGATGAAAATCATTAGAGATTTGAAAGTTTAAAACTGGATCATGAATCTCTTTGCGTTTTACTTTTTCTATATATTCCTTTGGTGAAACTTGCTCAGAATACTTGTGGTAATTAGGAATTCTACCTCCAAAGGCAATACCTTTAAGGTTCAGTTTTTCTGCTAATTCTTTTCTGTAATCGTACAGACGACGTCCCAATCTAAGGCCTCTGTACTCTGTTTTTATAAACACATCAATACCATACAAGACATCTCCATCTTTGCGATGGGTGTCAAAGGTGTAATTTCCTGTAATCTCTTTATAGGTATGATGCTCGTCAAAACTGTCATAATCTACCATGATAGACAAAGCACAGCCTGCAAGCTCATTGTTTACTTTAATCACCACCTGCCCTTCTGGAAATTTATCAATTAAGGACTTAATATGTGCCTCACTCCAATAAGAGTTTGGAATGTTTGAATACACCTGAATCATGGCTGCTTTTAGCGCCTTATAATCATCAATGGTTAAATATTGAAGCTCAATATTTTCTATTTGCTCTATCATTTATATGTGTTTAACTATGGTAATGACCTTGTGTTTTCATGTCAGTAATGATGAACAAAATAAAAATATCAATTGCTGTACATGTATGTAAATTTACACAAAAGGAAGTTTGCTAACAATGCTTATTTTTAAATTTTTATATAAAAAAAACACTTTTTTTATCCCCTATAAATAGCAGTACTCATCCCAGTGTTTTTTTAACTCACAAGCATCGTAGAAATTACTATTATTAAGAAGTTATTTTAGTAATCATCCCTTTAAAAATAAATCCATGAAAAGGATATACTGCATACCAATAAAGCCTTCCAGCGATACCTAGCGGTCTAAACGTAGCCGTTTGATACAACTGACCTCCTTCGAGTTTAAACTCTAACCAAGCCTCTCCAGGAAGCTTCATCTCTGCAAACAACAACAGTCTTCCCTCTTGTTTATTTGCGTATAAAACTCGCCAAAAATCCAAAGAGTCACCAGTAGCTATGGTATTTTGATTGGTTCTTCCTCTGCGCAATCCAACTCCACCAAAAAGTTTATCTATAAACCCACGGAGTTTCCACAACCAATTTCCGTAATACCAACCCTTATCGCCTCCAATATTCCAGATATTATCAATACAACGTTTTGTATTTACTACAGGTTTAATTTGCTGATCAATAAAACACCCATGAGTAGGAACCTTAATAAACTCAGAAATATTTATCTTAAAACCACTACTTACATAAGCATCTTTCCAACTAGAGACAATTTCATTATTGTCAATTTTTTTAAAGGCGCGTTCTAGTGATTCTTGATAAGAAATCGGCTCTATTTCTAATATCTTGTTGAGATCTGAATTTCTACAGACTACTTCTACTTTCATACTATCGACTAAAGAAACAGCCAGGCGGTACGAAGTAGATGTTACAAAATACAGCCAATAAGAAGATAGTTTTGGAGTCATCACTGGGACTATCCAAATATGTCTTTTTAATGTACGCACCTGAGCATAGCCCATGAGCATTTCTTTATAACTCAGTACGTCTTTGCATCCAATGTCAAAGTTTTTATCAAATGTTTTAGAATTTAATAGGCTTTTGGATAAAAATAAAATCACATCAGATATCCCAATAGGTTGACATTTGGTGAGCAGCCATTTTGGAGTAATCATGATTGGAAGTTTTTCTACCAAATCTCTAATAATTTCAAAAGAAGCGCTCCCAGATCCAATAATGATCCCTGCTCTAAGACAGGTAAAATGATAGCTCCCTTTTTGAAGTTCATCTTCAACGGTTTTCCTTGACGTTAAATGTTTTGAGAGAATTGTTTCATTGACGATACCACTTAAATAGAGTACTTGCTTAACCTGTGTTTGATTAAGCGCATTCCTAAAATTTATTGCTGATGTTTTCTCTAGAGATTCGTAGTCTTTTTCAGAAGACATCGAATGAACCAAATAGTATGCAACAGTTATATCTTGAGGTATTTTTGTAAGTGAATTTGAATCTAATAGATCTATTTCTATGATACTAATATGTGCTTTTAGTGATGCACTTGGATTAAATCGGGTTTGATCTCTTACACAACAAACCACATGGTGTCCTTGTTCTATCAAAACAGGGAGTAATCTCTTTCCAATATAACCTGTAGCTCCTGTAAGTAGTATTTTCATAACTGTAGATTTTATTTATAAAATTACAGGCAGAAAAAGTTTATACCTGTTAAACGCGCTGTATAAAAATATTAGAAAGCGTCACCACTCCAATAAGTAGAATAAGGAATAGTGAAATTCGCTTAAATTTATTTTGTGGAATGTGTTTTAATATTCGTTTACCTATATAGGTTCCTAAAATCCCAATAATTAATAGAAAAGGAACATATATTAAATCGTGTTGATGAATATAACCATTTTTATAATACACCACACTTCTTACCAAATCAATAAAAAAATCAATAAAAGCAGAAGTCGCGATAAAAACACTTTTTTCTAAATTAAATGCGGCCATGGTTAAACCTCTAATTGCACCACCTGTACCTAGTAATCCAGCAGAAAACCCAGATAATACACCGCCTGTAATTGCATTCTTTTTAGTCGATCTAATAATCAGATCTTTTTTTACCAAAAACAAGAGACTCAAAGCAATGAGGAACAAGGCCAAAAAAACCTCTAGTACAAGTGTATTTAGGTATTTACTTAGAACACCTCCAACAATAACAAATAAGACAGCAGGAATACCAATATTGATTAAAAGCTTTTTATCGATCCCTTTTTTAAACAGCATAATTTTACTGATATTGCTCGATAAATGAAAAATTGC contains:
- a CDS encoding alpha-L-fucosidase, with the translated sequence MRKITCFLLLFFCTQLAYNQELHEEERYVAETDPLVLSKVKEWQNIKFGLLMHWGAYSQWGIVESWSICPEEYEWCERTMSSNPEDYATYKKEYEALIKTFNPVKFNPEKWAAAAKNAGMKYVIFTTKHHDGFSMFDSKYTDYKITSPESPFSTHPRKNITKEIFDAFRKEDMWAGAYFSKPDWHVDSYWDPKYPPRDRNVNYDPESNPERWNEFVNFTHNQMLELLTDYGKIDILWLDGGWVAKESKEKITSWYDAQLKDNPTGYLKNRIVNQDIKIDEFVVKAREKQPGLIVVDRAVPGKNQNYLTPENRIPEKPLAYPWESCIISGGAWSHTKDAKYMSGREGIQTLVDIVAKGGNLLLNIAPTPEGEWQQGAYDLLEEFGSWMQINSEGIYNSKVLAPYKENNICMTQQENGNAYFFYMAKEGETSIPKEITVQSHQPDKGAKVYLLGYEKPLRWITDGKGFRVQIPKGLQKKSPSKYVFTIKVTRLKSQQ
- a CDS encoding dienelactone hydrolase family protein, whose amino-acid sequence is MKPIKKEDIKQDIFDLYDDYAHNKIDRRSFIEKLSLYAVGGLTVGSLLSFVSPNYTDTLLVPKDDLRLSSEYIRYRSPKRGGTIKGLLSQPANNTKKLPGVIVVHENRGLNPYIEDVGRRTALEGFISLAPDALSPLGGYPGNDDEGRAMQRKRDKNEMLDDFIAAYTYLINHPKCTGKIGVVGFCFGGWIANMMAVKIPNLLAAVPFYGGQPSAEETAQINAAMLIEYAGLDTRVNAGWPDYENSLKSNNIDYTVHFYPEVNHGFHNNTTPRFDKKAADLAWSRTIQFFTEKLV
- a CDS encoding YhcH/YjgK/YiaL family protein, which encodes MILDKIENQHLYTGLGTKFLKAFEFLNTTNLKEIASGEYPIDGDQLFAIVMEYETTAKSENSFEGHQKYIDLQYVVTGTEQVGVVSRINQTPFEVHKEDDYDLYHSNQAAFFTLDKGMFMIFFPDDLHMPSVYDDQPSTVKKVVIKIAV
- a CDS encoding bifunctional GNAT family N-acetyltransferase/carbon-nitrogen hydrolase family protein, which translates into the protein MIEQIENIELQYLTIDDYKALKAAMIQVYSNIPNSYWSEAHIKSLIDKFPEGQVVIKVNNELAGCALSIMVDYDSFDEHHTYKEITGNYTFDTHRKDGDVLYGIDVFIKTEYRGLRLGRRLYDYRKELAEKLNLKGIAFGGRIPNYHKYSEQVSPKEYIEKVKRKEIHDPVLNFQISNDFHPSKILKGYLEGDEASNEFAVLLEWDNIYYEKANKKAFTKKKIIRLGLIQWQMRLYKDLEELMQQAEYFIDAVSAYRSDFALFPEFFNAPLMADNNHLPESQAIRELAKFTPQIVQRFSELAITYNINVITGSMPEIRDELLYNVGYICKRDGTTERYEKLHVTPDEAKVWGMQGGHELKTYDTDCGKIGVLICYDSEFPELSRLLADEGMDILFIPFLTDTQNGYSRVRHCAQARAIENECYVAIAGSVGNLPKVHNMDIQFAQSMVFTPCDFSFPANGIKAEATTNTEMILIADVDIDLLRELNQFGSVRNLKDRRTDLFELKKRKQT
- a CDS encoding SDR family oxidoreductase; this translates as MKILLTGATGYIGKRLLPVLIEQGHHVVCCVRDQTRFNPSASLKAHISIIEIDLLDSNSLTKIPQDITVAYYLVHSMSSEKDYESLEKTSAINFRNALNQTQVKQVLYLSGIVNETILSKHLTSRKTVEDELQKGSYHFTCLRAGIIIGSGSASFEIIRDLVEKLPIMITPKWLLTKCQPIGISDVILFLSKSLLNSKTFDKNFDIGCKDVLSYKEMLMGYAQVRTLKRHIWIVPVMTPKLSSYWLYFVTSTSYRLAVSLVDSMKVEVVCRNSDLNKILEIEPISYQESLERAFKKIDNNEIVSSWKDAYVSSGFKINISEFIKVPTHGCFIDQQIKPVVNTKRCIDNIWNIGGDKGWYYGNWLWKLRGFIDKLFGGVGLRRGRTNQNTIATGDSLDFWRVLYANKQEGRLLLFAEMKLPGEAWLEFKLEGGQLYQTATFRPLGIAGRLYWYAVYPFHGFIFKGMITKITS
- a CDS encoding sulfite exporter TauE/SafE family protein; this translates as MEKLNYIFILLALFAEIIGTIGGFGSSVFFVPIGNFYFDFYSVLGLTAIFHLSSNISKIMLFKKGIDKKLLINIGIPAVLFVIVGGVLSKYLNTLVLEVFLALFLIALSLLFLVKKDLIIRSTKKNAITGGVLSGFSAGLLGTGGAIRGLTMAAFNLEKSVFIATSAFIDFFIDLVRSVVYYKNGYIHQHDLIYVPFLLIIGILGTYIGKRILKHIPQNKFKRISLFLILLIGVVTLSNIFIQRV